A genome region from Betaproteobacteria bacterium includes the following:
- a CDS encoding carbonic anhydrase family protein encodes MNMRFFRLALCLALPELLAGCGTFFGKTDWDYQGNNGPQNWGKLSSEFAACASGKYQSPIDIKDGIRLSLEPVEFDYKPSQLRILDNGHTVQVNYAEGSSITVSGEKYTLTEFHFHKPSEERIAGLAFDMVAHLTHKNGTGQLAVVAVMLRNGAPNPLIQTLWTHLPLQQGKEGGPPNVKIDAAQLLPADRSYYTFMGSLTTPPCTEGVLWLVMKNPMQVSRSQIAAFDHLYEANARPLQPANRRLIKESL; translated from the coding sequence ATGAATATGCGCTTCTTTAGGCTTGCGCTTTGCCTTGCTCTTCCAGAGCTATTGGCTGGCTGCGGGACCTTTTTCGGCAAGACTGATTGGGACTACCAGGGCAACAATGGCCCGCAGAACTGGGGGAAGCTCAGCTCGGAGTTCGCCGCCTGCGCAAGCGGAAAGTACCAATCGCCCATCGACATCAAGGATGGCATCCGGCTCAGTCTGGAGCCCGTCGAGTTCGATTACAAGCCCAGCCAGCTACGGATTTTGGATAATGGCCACACGGTGCAGGTCAATTACGCCGAGGGCAGCTCGATCACCGTGAGTGGAGAAAAATACACCCTTACGGAGTTTCACTTCCACAAGCCCTCGGAGGAGCGCATCGCGGGCTTGGCCTTCGACATGGTGGCGCACCTAACGCACAAGAACGGGACCGGGCAACTGGCCGTGGTGGCGGTGATGCTGCGAAACGGCGCCCCCAATCCGCTGATACAGACACTTTGGACGCATCTGCCGCTACAACAGGGTAAGGAAGGCGGGCCGCCGAACGTGAAGATAGATGCTGCCCAATTGCTGCCCGCCGACCGTTCTTACTACACTTTCATGGGGTCGCTGACGACGCCCCCTTGCACAGAGGGCGTGTTGTGGCTGGTGATGAAGAACCCCATGCAGGTCTCGCGCTCCCAGATCGCCGCCTTCGACCATTTGTACGAAGCCAACGCCCGTCCGTTGCAACCAGCCAACCGGCGGCTCATCAAGGAATCGCTGTAA
- a CDS encoding NIPSNAP family protein: protein MLYEMRIYHAVPGRLPDLNNRFANITLKMWEKHGIKQVGFWTVAVGPSNNALYYILEWESMADRERKWNVFATDPAWLSARAETEKNGPLVEHIENMFLAPTAYSKMK from the coding sequence ATGCTCTACGAAATGCGTATCTATCATGCGGTCCCCGGCCGGTTGCCCGATCTGAATAACCGCTTCGCCAACATCACGCTCAAGATGTGGGAAAAGCACGGCATCAAGCAGGTGGGCTTTTGGACCGTTGCCGTGGGGCCCAGCAACAACGCGCTCTACTACATCCTGGAATGGGAGAGCATGGCGGACCGCGAGCGTAAGTGGAATGTGTTCGCCACCGACCCCGCTTGGCTCAGCGCGCGCGCGGAGACCGAGAAGAATGGCCCCTTGGTGGAGCACATAGAGAATATGTTCCTCGCGCCGACCGCCTATTCGAAGATGAAGTAA
- a CDS encoding zinc ribbon domain-containing protein, which translates to MPIYEYRCTACGVTRDILQKLSDPPATECASCGKHALAKQVTAAGFQLKGSGWYATDFKNSGAKPAEKSKSSDNGSGDSGAKSSSEGKAPDKSSTDSSSKAPAASAPAPAAGSSTSE; encoded by the coding sequence ATGCCGATATACGAATACCGTTGTACCGCTTGCGGAGTAACGCGAGACATTCTCCAGAAGCTCTCCGATCCTCCCGCCACAGAGTGCGCGAGTTGCGGTAAGCACGCGCTCGCCAAGCAAGTCACCGCCGCCGGGTTTCAATTGAAGGGTTCCGGCTGGTACGCCACCGATTTCAAGAACAGCGGCGCCAAGCCCGCCGAGAAGAGCAAGTCTTCGGACAATGGCTCCGGCGACTCGGGTGCCAAGTCCAGTTCAGAGGGCAAGGCCCCGGACAAATCATCCACGGACTCCTCCAGCAAAGCGCCGGCGGCGTCCGCGCCCGCGCCCGCGGCGGGAAGCTCAACCTCCGAGTGA
- a CDS encoding DUF502 domain-containing protein, translating to MKKYLITGLLIWIPLVITMWVLSLVVTTMDQSLLLLPEAWRPSTWIGVHVPGFGVILTLLVIFLTGMLAANILGQRLVEFWESLLARIPVVKTIYTSVKQVSDTIFSSKGEAFRKAVLVRFPHKDSWTVGFLTGAPGHEITRRLGAGHVSVFVPTTPNPTSGYMIIVPKADTVELDMKVDEALKYIVSMGVAGAHAQSQAPRSHTIAL from the coding sequence GTGAAGAAGTACCTCATCACCGGGTTGCTGATTTGGATCCCCCTGGTTATTACCATGTGGGTTCTGAGTCTGGTTGTCACCACCATGGACCAGAGCCTGCTGCTTTTGCCCGAGGCTTGGCGGCCCTCCACATGGATTGGCGTGCATGTTCCCGGCTTCGGGGTGATACTCACCCTGCTCGTGATTTTCTTGACGGGCATGCTCGCGGCCAACATTCTTGGCCAGCGGCTGGTGGAATTTTGGGAGAGCCTGCTGGCCCGGATTCCCGTGGTGAAAACCATCTACACCAGCGTGAAGCAAGTGTCCGATACGATTTTCTCCAGCAAGGGCGAGGCTTTTCGCAAGGCGGTGCTGGTGCGTTTTCCCCACAAGGATTCGTGGACCGTGGGTTTTCTCACGGGGGCGCCGGGGCATGAAATCACGCGCCGCCTCGGGGCGGGACATGTCAGTGTATTCGTTCCCACCACGCCCAATCCAACGTCGGGTTACATGATTATCGTGCCCAAGGCCGATACGGTGGAACTCGATATGAAAGTGGACGAAGCGCTCAAATACATCGTCTCCATGGGCGTGGCAGGGGCGCACGCTCAATCGCAAGCGCCGCGAAGCCATACAATCGCGCTCTAG
- the aspS gene encoding aspartate--tRNA ligase, which yields MRTNYCGFIDRAYLGQTVTLYGWVHRRRDHGGVIFIDLRDREGLVQVVCDPDTKEAFATADRARSEYVMQITGRVRPRPGGTVNPNLRSGEIEVLAKDIAILNPSLPVPFQIDDENLNENVRLEHRVLDLRRPDMQRNLRLRYKVALAVRKFLDEKGFIDIETPMLTRSTPEGARDYLVPSRVHPGEFFALPQSPQLFKQLLMIAGFDRYYQITKCFRDEDLRADRQPEFTQIDIETSFLGVPEITAIMEEMVGVVFKETIGVQLPHPFPRMTYADAMAKYGSDKPDLRVSLEITELTDAMKEVEFKVFNNAANMAGGRVAALRIPGGGNLLTRGEIDGFTQFVAIHGAKGLAYIKVNEVAKGREGLQSPIVKNLSDAVLKTIIERTGAHDGDVIFFGADKAKVVNESLGALRVKIGHEKGLAVKEWRPLWVTDFPMFEWNEEEKRWDALHHPFTSPQDGHEAYLESDPGKAISKGYDMVLNGWEIGGGSVRIHRQEVQARVFSALNIGPEEQRKKFGFLLDALQYGAPPHGGLAFGLDRIVTLMTGATSIRDVIAFPKTQRAQCLLTQAPNEVDERQLRELHIRIRKPEKA from the coding sequence ATGCGCACTAATTATTGTGGTTTCATCGACCGGGCCTACCTCGGCCAAACCGTAACGCTATATGGCTGGGTGCACCGCCGCCGCGATCACGGTGGCGTCATCTTCATCGATTTGCGCGACCGTGAAGGGCTGGTGCAGGTGGTGTGCGATCCCGATACGAAGGAAGCTTTCGCCACCGCCGACCGCGCGCGTAGCGAATACGTAATGCAGATCACCGGCCGCGTGCGTCCCCGGCCCGGGGGAACCGTCAACCCCAACTTGCGTAGCGGCGAGATCGAGGTGCTGGCGAAGGACATCGCCATCTTGAATCCATCGCTTCCCGTGCCTTTCCAGATCGACGACGAGAATCTCAACGAGAACGTGCGCCTGGAGCACCGCGTGCTCGATTTGCGCCGCCCCGACATGCAGCGCAATTTGCGCTTGCGTTACAAGGTGGCGCTGGCTGTGCGCAAGTTTCTCGACGAGAAGGGCTTCATCGACATCGAAACGCCGATGCTCACGCGTTCCACGCCCGAGGGCGCGCGCGACTATCTGGTGCCAAGCCGCGTGCATCCCGGCGAGTTCTTCGCCCTGCCGCAGTCGCCCCAGTTGTTCAAGCAATTGCTCATGATCGCGGGCTTCGACCGGTACTATCAAATCACGAAGTGTTTTCGCGACGAAGATCTGCGCGCGGACCGCCAGCCCGAATTCACGCAGATCGATATCGAGACCTCCTTCCTCGGCGTGCCCGAGATCACCGCCATCATGGAAGAGATGGTGGGCGTGGTGTTCAAGGAAACCATCGGCGTGCAATTGCCGCACCCCTTTCCGCGCATGACCTACGCCGATGCCATGGCCAAGTACGGTTCCGACAAGCCGGACTTGCGAGTGTCCCTGGAGATCACGGAACTCACCGATGCCATGAAGGAGGTGGAGTTCAAGGTGTTCAACAACGCCGCCAACATGGCGGGCGGGCGCGTGGCGGCGCTGCGCATTCCCGGCGGTGGCAACCTCCTCACGCGCGGCGAGATCGACGGGTTCACTCAATTCGTCGCCATCCACGGCGCCAAGGGATTGGCCTATATCAAGGTGAATGAGGTGGCCAAGGGCCGTGAGGGCTTGCAATCGCCCATCGTCAAGAATCTCTCCGATGCCGTGCTCAAAACGATCATCGAACGCACCGGCGCGCATGATGGCGATGTGATTTTCTTCGGCGCGGACAAGGCCAAGGTGGTGAACGAATCCCTGGGCGCCTTGCGCGTGAAGATCGGCCACGAGAAGGGCCTCGCGGTGAAGGAATGGCGGCCCTTGTGGGTCACGGACTTTCCCATGTTCGAGTGGAACGAGGAAGAAAAACGCTGGGATGCCTTGCACCACCCCTTCACCTCGCCGCAAGACGGCCACGAGGCTTATCTCGAATCCGATCCAGGCAAGGCCATCTCCAAGGGTTACGACATGGTGCTAAACGGCTGGGAGATCGGCGGGGGGTCCGTGCGTATTCACCGGCAAGAAGTGCAAGCGCGTGTATTCAGCGCGCTCAACATCGGGCCCGAGGAGCAGCGCAAGAAATTCGGCTTCTTATTGGATGCCCTGCAATACGGCGCGCCGCCCCATGGCGGTCTCGCGTTCGGATTGGACCGCATCGTGACCTTGATGACTGGCGCGACTTCCATCCGTGACGTCATCGCCTTCCCGAAAACCCAGCGCGCACAATGCTTGCTCACGCAGGCGCCCAACGAAGTGGACGAACGGCAATTGCGCGAACTGCACATCCGCATTCGTAAGCCGGAGAAGGCGTAA